A DNA window from Pithys albifrons albifrons isolate INPA30051 chromosome 7, PitAlb_v1, whole genome shotgun sequence contains the following coding sequences:
- the MAP4 gene encoding microtubule-associated protein 4 isoform X5: MADLEHNLSLADALAEPPPDIEEEVKRDFIATLEAEKFEDVVGETVDKTDYVPLLDNDDEGGPGSLEPKGRAHPEGTQGEHSSASGPTVVENGDHGLADHHTVFPGGVMDEKLSYKEFLERHDSWAEERELRFESQPLFRPLEMADPFNMHRGDDLPDLSFPTDMRNVPLFPGHADASRDILAPHGPVLVPEQPFLGPSYSPAEALDPSAFVGLEPSTQFLQDKAGPEEYWMGAQQDMKGPDASFFVEPPVPPSAPEAIRTSLPESPPAVARGTVPVAGTASPGTASPGTASPAEPAAAQAPPGSASEAVPVPVEKPGSVPAGDPSPAQALAPALAPAGAAANPFQAVDVGGSPAPEAKSPKAVNDTSSLGTDLTFTPTAGLGPHQATDLGFAPEEGLGSHQGMDLGFAPAEGLGSHHAMDLGFAPAEGLGSHQAMDLGFAPAEGLGSHQGMDLGFAPAADAEPPYALDLGFAPAEGVESHHAMDLGFAPAADEKPPHGVDLEFAPAADEKPPHGVDLGFAPAAEVNHHHHAMDLGFAPASDKESDHIMGSEFAPAAEVNHHHHAMDSGFAPAAEPKPLPTTDSAAAEPGPAADPKTAVPEELVTSGAALKQDKSPLDQSPAEATAKVEQECKVPEVRGDHLENGTDTKPPPSPCKEQTNHPPQPAAPAEAQEAVALDNKDLAEKSGPAVAVEAPKEQPEHNHVQHEEPQPGQALPEPTGVPTAQVRHAAHCGARGLGRAKAATGPLSAGPQQQPGGAPWQKSPEQRGCAIPGTGAPWQKSPDPHEQRGCATPGTGAPWQKSPDPHEQHGCAIPGTGAPWQKSPDPHEQRGCATPGTGAPWQKSPDPHEQRGCATPGTGAPWQKSPRHPPQDHSDLDGALGKKKKKKPKQRRNQMPRAMEGWDGNRAAPTAASSAPPAAGVQNPGLCPLAPGAAPGSRALEMPKDAEITTGSRILEEQSASSVPAPAQQAQNPRELDARPGGGMKAEGVRGVLERTGKSKEGPLEQVGKAQVGESVPAKGPPRPLERDFLDKSERREDEESRCANLGSVSKAGTPSQTKPSELPLSDTNRNPKPTPPKWETLTGTAHQPSLAPTAKENGEKSRGVEGESLRQAGTKDRQAGTEDKLPAEPKAAGGAPAGLEGGGQSPGGAAGGPGAAPPAPALQHREPDGIPSAPKHASPAKELGTALAAQSLEQSRGKAFIASEQQTGKDAGFPQGMDRPRKRRGEGKGKRMKSLPEHVVLLEDGSKSPDGGRVEEPGKEAAYPDRGPGSGARGHPWGSSAQAWPADRTHRRGSDGSSKRGERSFFQQPFPESRVDPGGVPELSDALREVSGKGREGGCVPAGALQEGTAETHSPAEEGPEKPRENIGKGEKTELGPLSQPLLLQSRREGGKHPALGDSSSQPEQEDLGRKGRGARGAARGAEKPRKRSSDGRRKQPERSPVGQAALLGTGGQPGPEEMAGSRKETTLDKEGSALGRENPAEVLGMPEIQGGSGSSSHQPHLSGHKTDRAEPGTGSAKGTLPMNAGEDAGRAQPLPGHRAGGMDSTKGGTGGGKGQEAENSPELGPGNVPAVGQVNQSQKSKGAPSRAPEVLLEHLSDPAKGQAPALPLEPQESHTGGRERHRKLEPDPQQQLPVLGQRAGAGTAPPRGLERRDTPEGASPSSRAANPSPEHPGVADPTVATAAERCKKRGSDGSRKRASSAPRQPLPPGAEPGRAEGLPPLRAELHQGLGDTELVDENRNIKNFPSGPQRLWDSKGSDSKSLAQSTGKVGDAPSGCPEQRDGGAGPGGLPPHPPPPPPPGAVGGKSSKEKESGAEEQSQPQKCEQPTELGQREPGEGESKAGQSRGAGCQGGWGAGQPLPGPPAATQGGQSERDTGKVGGEETKPSDGKPNAAKASLESKAAEGGQGGGKGGEQRAPQHPGGRAGADGADGTAAQATQSSPGGGTKGHSQPADREGARGGNTHLEGTLRVKSEGEEPQGTTREKGSQGTAREKGCQETTKGKETQDTVKEKESQETTEEKGSRDATKEKESQETTKEKGCQETTKEKETQDTIKEKGSQETIKEKEFQDTTKENESQETGKEKGCQETTKGKETQDTTKEKESQDTNKETQDTIKEKESQDTTKAKESQDTTREKESQDTTKEKESQDTTKEKESQDTTKEKESQDTTKEKESQDTTREKESQDTTKEKESQDTTREKESQDTTKATQATGKGKGSPGPAKARAEQSDPRAVQEARKERGRAAEQLKGYMRPTQSRGAVPAVPAVPAGRAAHRAVPRALRHRPDQGATRAVNGGTLITAGLVITVDSRRRY, from the exons TGTTCCCAGGAGGAGTCATGGATGAGAAGTTGTCCTACAAGGAGTTCCTGGAGCGCCACGACTCGTGGGCGGAGGAGCGGGAGCTGCGCTTCGAGTCCCAGCCGCTGTTCAGGCCCCTGGAAATGGCTG ACCCCTTCAACATGCACAGAGGGGACGACCTGCCGGATTTGTCCTTCCCCACCGACATGAGGAACGTGCCCCTGTTCCCAGGCCATGCTGATGCTTCCAGAGACATCCTGG CCCCACACGGGCCTGTGCTGGTCCCTGAGCAGCCCTTCCTGGGGCCCAGCTATTCCCCTGCAGAGGCTCTGGACCCCTCAGCCTTCGTGGGCCTGGAGCCCAGCACACAATTCCTGCAGGACAAAGCAG GTCCTGAAGAATATTGGATGGGAGCTCAGCAGGACATGAAGGGACCAGATGCCTCTTTCTTTGTTGAGCCACCAG TGCCCCCCTCTGCGCCAGAGGCCATCAGGACGAGTCTGCCCGAGAGCCCCCCGGCCGTGGCACgtggcactgtccctgtggctggcacagcgtcccctggcacagcatcccctggcacagcgtccccagcagagcctgcagctgcccaggcacCACCAG GTTCAGCCTCCGAGGCCGTGCCCGTTCCTGTGGAGAAACCTggctctgttcctgcaggagaccccagccctgcccaggctctggcacctgccctggcacctgcaggagcagctgccaaCCCCTTCCAGGCCGTGGATGTTGGGGGTTCTCCTGCCCCTGAAGCCAAGTCTCCCAAAGCTGTCAATGACACGTCCAGCCTGGGCACAGACCTGACCTTCAcccccacagcagggctgggaccccACCAGGCCACGGATTTGGGCTTTGCTCCAGAAGAAGGTTTGGGATCTCACCAGGGCATGGATCTGGGATTTGCTCCAGCAGAAGGTTTGGGATCTCACCATGccatggatttgggatttgCTCCAGCAGAAGGTTTGGGATCCCACCAGGccatggatttgggatttgCTCCAGCAGAAGGTTTGGGATCTCACCAGGGCATGGATTTGGGATTTGCCCCAGCAGCAGATGCAGAACCTCCCTATGCCTTGGATTTGGGCTTTGCCCCAGCAGAAGGTGTGGAGTCCCACCATGCCATGGATTTGGGCTTTGCCCCAGCAGCAGATGAGAAACCTCCCCATGGTGTGGATTTGGAGTTTGCCCCAGCAGCAGATGAGAAACCTCCCCATGGTGTGGATTTGGGCTTTGCCCCAGCAGCAGAAGTCAACCACCATCACCATGCCATGGATTTGGGCTTTGCGCCAGCATCAGATAAGGAATCTGACCACATTATGGGCTCTGAGTTTGCCCCAGCAGCAGAAGTCAATCACCACCACCATGCCATGGATTCTGGGtttgctcctgcagcagagcccaagccccttcccaccacagattctgcagcagctgagcctgGCCCTGCAGCTGACCCCAaaactgctgtgcctgaggagCTGGTGACATCTGGGGCTGCCCTTAAGCAAGACAAGTCTCCCTTGGACCAGTCTCCTGCAG AAGCAACAGCAAAGGTGGAACAAGAATGCAAAGTCCCTGAAGTTCGTGGGGATCATTTAGAGAATGGCACAGacaccaaaccccctcccagcccctgcaagGAGCAAACCAACCACCCTCCCCAGCCAGCAG CTCCAGCAGAAGCACAAGAAGCTGTTGCACTGGACAATAAGGACCTTGCAGAGAAATCTGGCCCTGCTGTGGCTGTTGAGGCACCAAAGGAGCAGCCTGAGCACAACCACGTCCAACATGAGGAGCCTCAGCCAGGACaggccctgccagagcccacAG GTGTGCCCACTGCACAGGTCAGGCACGCTGCCCACTGCGGTGCCCGCGGGCTTGGCAGAGCCAAGGCAGCCACAGGGCCTCTCTCAGCTgggccacagcagcagccagggggTGCCCCATGGCAGAAGAGCCCCGAGCAGCgtggctgtgccatccctggcACGGGTGCCCCATGGCAGAAGAGCCCTGACCCCCATGAGCAGCgtggctgtgccacccctggCACGGGTGCCCCATGGCAGAAGAGCCCTGACCCCCATGAGCAGcatggctgtgccatccctggcACGGGTGCCCCATGGCAGAAGAGCCCTGACCCCCATGAGCAGCgtggctgtgccacccctggCACGGGTGCCCCATGGCAGAAGAGCCCTGACCCCCATGAGCAGCgtggctgtgccacccctggCACGGGTGCCCCATGGCAGAAGAGCCCCAGGCACCCACCACAGGACCACAGTGACCTGGACGGGGCActggggaagaagaagaagaagaaaccaAAGCAGAGGAGGAACCAAATGCCCAGAGCCatggagggctgggatgggaacagagctgcccccacagctgccagcagtgcccccccTGCTGCTGGAGTGCAGaacccagggctgtgccccctggcaCCGGGAGCTGCCCCTGGAAGCAGAGCTTTGGAGATGCCAAAGGATGCTGAAATAACAACTGGGAGTCGTATCCTGGAAGAGCAAAGTgcctcctcagtgccagcaccagcacagcaggccCAGAACCCCAGAGAGCTGGATGCCAGACCTGGGGGGGGCATGAAAGCAGAGGGAGTGAGGGGGGTGCTGGAACGGACAGGCAAGAGCAAAGAGGGTCCCTTGGAGCAGGTGGGCAAGGCTCAGGTGGGTGAATCTGTCCCAGCAAAGGGACCCCCCAGGCCTCTGGAGAGAGATTTCCTGGATAAAAGTGAGAGGAGGGAGGATGAGGAGTCCAGATGTGCCAACCTGGGCAGTGTGAGCAAGGCAGGAACTCCCTCACAGACCAAACCTTCAGAGCTGCCCCTCTCTGATACAAACAggaaccccaaacccacccctcCAAAGTGGGAAACACtcactggcactgcccatcagccttccctggcaccaacagcaaaggaaaatgggGAGAAGAGCAGAGGGGTTGAGGGGGAGTCCCTGAGACAGGCTGGCACTAAGGACAGacaggctggcactgaggacaaactccctgcagagccaaagGCAGCTGGtggagccccagcagggctggagggaggagggcagagcccggggggtgctgctggagggcctggggcagctccccctgcccctgccctgcagcacagggagcctgATGgcattcccagtgctcccaaacatgccagccctgccaaggagctgggcacagccctggcagcacagtccctggagcagagcagagggaaggcatTTATTGCTTCAGAGCAGCAGACTGGAAAAGATGCTGGTTTTCCACAGGGGATGGACAGGCCCAGAAAAAGGcgtggggaagggaagggcaagAGAATGAAAAGCCTCCCTGAGCACGTGGTGCTGCTCGAGGATGGGAGCAAATCCCCTGATGGAGGGAGGGTGGAGGAGCCTGGGAAAGAAGCAGCTTATCCCGACAGGGGCCCAGGTTCTGGTGCCAGAGGgcacccctggggcagctctgcccaggcctGGCCTGCTGACAGGACCCACAGAAGGGGCAGTGATGGGAGCAgtaaaaggggggaaaggagtTTTTTCCagcagcctttccctgagagTAGGGTGGACCCAGGGGGGGTTCCTGAGCTGTCTGATGCACTCAGGGAAGTgagtgggaagggcagggaggggggctgtgtccctgctggggctctgcaggaaggGACAGCTGAGActcacagcccagctgaggaggggccAGAGAAGCCAAGAGAAAATATTGGGAAAGGTGAAAAGACTGAGCTGGGGCCTTTATCCCaacctttgctgctgcagagcaggagagagggaggcaaacaccctgccctgggggacagTTCCAGCCAGCCAGAACAGGAGGAtttgggcaggaaaggcagaggggcCAGAGGGGCTGCCAGGGGGGCAGAGAAACCCAGGAAGAGGAGCAGTGATGGGAGGAGGAAACAGCCTGAGAGGAGCCCTGTGGGACAGGCAGCTCtcctgggcactggggggcagcCAGGCCCAGAGGAGATGGCTGGAAGCAGGAAGGAAACAACCTTGGATAAAGAGGGCTCTGCTTTGGGAAGAGAGAATCCAGCAGAGGTGCTGGGAATGCCTGAAATCCAGGGTGGCAGTGGAAGTTCCTCTCATCAGCCACATCTCTCAGGGCATAaaacagacagagcagagccaggaacgGGCAGTGCTAAAGGAACTTTGCCCATGAATGCAGGGGAGGATGCAGGGAgggcccagcccctcccagggcacagggcagggggcatGGACAGCACTAAGGGGGGAACTGGAGGTGGGAAAGGCCAAGAGGCTGAGAACAGTCCTGAGCTGGGCCCAGGTAACGTCCCTGCAGTGGGACAGGTTAACCAGAGTCAGAAGAGCAAAGGGGCCCCTTCCAGGGCtccagaggtgctgctggagcacctGAGTGATCCTGCCAAAGGACAGGCTCCTGCTTTGCCTCTGGAACCACAGGAATCACACACAGGGGGCAGAGAGAGGCACAGAAAGCTGGAGCCTgaccctcagcagcagctgccagtgctggggcagagggcaggggcagggacagcccctccTCGTGGCCTGGAGAGaagggacacacctgaaggtgccagcccttccagcagggctgcaaatcccagcccagagcacccaGGGGTGGCAGATCCCACTGTGGCCACAGCTGCTGAGAGATGTAAAAAGAGGGGCTCTGatggcagcaggaaaagggccagcagtgcccccaggcagcccctccctccgggggcagagccaggcagggcagaggggctgccccCCCTGCGGGCTGAGCTGCACCAGGGCCTGGGGGACACGGAGCTCGtggatgaaaacagaaatattaaaaacttCCCCTCTGGCCCTCAAAGGCTTTGGGATAGTAAAGGAAGTGACTCCAAGTCCTTGGCTCAGAGCACTGGGAAGGTGGGAGATGCCCCCtctggctgcccagagcagagagatggaggggcagggccaggggggcttcctccccatcctcctcctcctcctccccctggggcagtgggggggaaaagcagcaaagagaaggaatctggggctgaggagcagagccagccccaGAAGTGTGAGCAGCCCACGGAGCTGGGACAGagagagcctggagaaggggaaagcaaagctgggcagagcagaggggctgggtgccaggggggctggggggcagggcagcctctgccagggcctcctgcagccacacagGGGGGACAGTCAGAGAGGGACACAGGAAAGGTGGGTGGGGAAGAAACAAAGCCCAGTGATGGGAAGCCCAACGCTGCCAAGGCTTCCTTGGAGAGCaaagctgcagagggagggcagggtgggggcaaGGGGGGCGAGCAGAGGGCACCCCAGCACCcagggggcagggctggggcagatgGGGCagatggcacagctgcccaggcaacccagagcagccctgggggtggCACAAAGGGGCACTCCCAGCCTGCAGACAGGGAGGGTGCTCGTGGTGGCAACACCCACCTGGAGGGCACCCTGAGGGTGAAGAGTGAGGGGGAAGAACCTCAGGGCACAACCAGAGAAAAGGGATctcagggcacagccagagaAAAGGGATGTCAGGAAAcaaccaaaggaaaagaaactcaAGACACAGTCAAAGAGAAGGAATCTCAGGAAACAACTGAAGAAAAGGGATCTCGAGATGCAACCAAAGAAAAGGAATCTCAGGAAACAACCAAAGAAAAGGGATGTCAGGaaacaaccaaagaaaaagaaactcaaGACACAATCAAAGAAAAGGGGTCTCAGGAAACaattaaagaaaaggaattccAAGACACAACCAAAGAAAACGAATCTCAGGAGACAGGCAAAGAAAAGGGATGTCAGGAAAcaaccaagggaaaagaaactcAAGACACAACTAAAGAAAAGGAATCTCAAGacacaaataaagaaacacaaGACACAATCAAAGAAAAGGAATCTCAAGACACAACCAAAGCAAAGGAATCTCAAGACACAACCAGAGAAAAGGAATCTCAAGACACAACCAAAGAAAAGGAATCTCAAGACACAACCAAAGAAAAGGAATCTCAAGACACAACCAAAGAAAAGGAATCTCAAGACACAACCAAAGAAAAGGAATCTCAAGACACAACCAGAGAAAAGGAATCTCAAGACACAACCAAAGAAAAGGAATCTCAAGACACAACCAGAGAAAAGGAATCTCAAGACACAACCAAAGCAACTCAAGCCACGGGTAAAGGGAAGGGCTCTCCAGGCCCAGCCaaagccagagcagagcagagtgaccccagggctgtgcaggaggcCAGGAAGGAGcgagggagagcagcagagcagctcaagGGCTACATGAGACCCACGCAGAGCCGCGGGGcggtgccagcagtgccagcggTGCCAGCCGGGCGCGCTGCCCACAGAGCCGTGCCCCGGGCGCTGCGCCACAGGCCAGAccaag GAGCAACCCGGGCTGTGAATGGAGGAACCCTCATTACAGCAGGACTTGTGATCACTGTTGACTCCAGAAGAAGATATTAA